TCGTCGTCTTCCAGGACGGTTTCCACCAGGGTGATGGGCTCGATATCCTGCTCCCAGTCGTCCACCACGGTCCCCACATTATCGTTATGGCGCACGGAGGAGCCCAGGAACTCAAACCGGACGGACTCGCCCACGATCAAACCGAATTCCTCTTCCGTCAGGTCGGCCTCGGTTCCCTCTTCCATGCCGAAAGGCGCCACGCACAGGGCTTTCATGGGGATGGGCATGCCGGGCACGGCGGGCATGGCCGCTTCCACGCCGATATAATAGGATTTTCCCAGGCCGCCCCGGATGCGAACGGCGCCGCCTTTGCGCGCCAGGCCGTAATACGCGGCGCCTCTGGCCACGGCCAGGTCGAAGTTGGCGCCTGCCAACTCACGCACGCCGGCGCTCTCTCCGCCGGACCAGGAGTTTAAAAGATCCAGAACGCGGGAGCGGAAATGGGTGGATTTCATGACCCCGCCGTTGAACAACACGGCAGTGGGCATTTTCTCGCCGGACCGGGAAAGAAAACCGGCCAGATGCTTGCTGATAGCCGGGTCCGAAGCGTAAACCAGGCCGCCTTCCCGCATGCCCGCCCTGCCCTGGGTCGCCGGCATGGCGTCCTTGGGAACAACCGGAAAAAAGCCGTTGGTCAGGATTTCCCGGACTTCCTGGTTGATCAGTTCGGAACGGATGGTTCCGGCGATAAGGCCGCTGCCTCTTCCGAGGATGCTGATGGGTACGGACTCAGGCCCATGGCCGGAAAGCAAGCCTTCCTTGGCGCTGCGGCAGGTCTGCCACAAACCGCGCATTTGCCAGGCGTCCAACTTTTTACCGGACTTGCCGACTTTGCCGGCCACCAAGTGAGCCAGGGTAAGGTCCATGTTATCGCCGCCCACCAGCAGATGATCGCCGACGGCAACGCGCTCCAGGACGAGATCGCCTTCTTCCTCTTTCACATGGATGAGGCTGAAGTCCGTGGTGCCTCCGCCAAGGTCGCAGACCAGGACGAGATCGCCCACATTCACCTGATCGCGCCATTTGCCGGAACTGGCCCAAATCCAGGAATAAAACGCGGCCTGGGGCTCTTCCAGCAAGGTGGCTTCCAGGCCGGCGATTTTAGCGGCCTGAACGGTCAACTCCCGGGCCACGGCGTCAAAGGACGCAGGCACGGTAAGGAATATCTCCTGGTTTTCCAGCCTCAGGGAAGAATCGTCCTTGGCCATCACATGATTCCAGGCGTCCCGAATATGAGATAGGATGGCGGCGCTGGCCTGCACCGGAGACATCTTTTCCAAGTCCTGATCCCTGGATCCCCAAGGCAGGATGGGATTGTTCCGCCCCACCCCGGTCTGACACAACCAGCTTTTAGACGAGGATATGAGACGATGGGGAATTTCAGCGCCCCGGTCCCGGGCGAAAGCGCCCACGGCGCGATTGGAGTTTTCGTTCCACGGCAGTTTGAGGCCGTCCGCAGGTACGTCATGGGCTCCCGGCAAAAGAACGAATGACGGCAGGGTTTCCCTCTCTTCCATGGCGCCCGGCGCCGTCAGTTGAGGAACCTTGAACAAGCGGATATCCGGATGCTTTCCCTCTTCCGTATTGACTGGGACGTAGGATACCACGCTGTTGGTGGTTCCCAAGTCGATTCCGATAATATATGTCGGGTCTGGCACTTTCGGCTTTTTCCCCTCTGTTTAATTTATTAATTCAAATTATTTAGCGTTTATCCGATTGTAATGCTCATTTGGGCGGGAATGCATACGGTAGAAACTTGCCTCCCAGGCTGATTTTGTTGGGTGAACCTGCAACACGTCTAAGGATTTCGTTTACTCCATACCACCCGGCGCATTGCCAAAAACCAATTACATTCTCGCAGCAGAACCACCCAACCTACGGCTCTGCAAGAAGCGATGTAGGTTGGGTTG
The sequence above is drawn from the Desulfatibacillum aliphaticivorans DSM 15576 genome and encodes:
- a CDS encoding Hsp70 family protein — translated: MPDPTYIIGIDLGTTNSVVSYVPVNTEEGKHPDIRLFKVPQLTAPGAMEERETLPSFVLLPGAHDVPADGLKLPWNENSNRAVGAFARDRGAEIPHRLISSSKSWLCQTGVGRNNPILPWGSRDQDLEKMSPVQASAAILSHIRDAWNHVMAKDDSSLRLENQEIFLTVPASFDAVARELTVQAAKIAGLEATLLEEPQAAFYSWIWASSGKWRDQVNVGDLVLVCDLGGGTTDFSLIHVKEEEGDLVLERVAVGDHLLVGGDNMDLTLAHLVAGKVGKSGKKLDAWQMRGLWQTCRSAKEGLLSGHGPESVPISILGRGSGLIAGTIRSELINQEVREILTNGFFPVVPKDAMPATQGRAGMREGGLVYASDPAISKHLAGFLSRSGEKMPTAVLFNGGVMKSTHFRSRVLDLLNSWSGGESAGVRELAGANFDLAVARGAAYYGLARKGGAVRIRGGLGKSYYIGVEAAMPAVPGMPIPMKALCVAPFGMEEGTEADLTEEEFGLIVGESVRFEFLGSSVRHNDNVGTVVDDWEQDIEPITLVETVLEDDDKGAVLPVRIHVNVTEVGTLELWCVSTLDDRRWKLEFDVREKEDFEA